The Chitinophagales bacterium genomic sequence ACAATTTACTTTGGCTTACAATAGCACCTGTGTAACTGTACACAGTAATATCATAGTACCCCTCTTCGGCTTTATTCATATCCAAAGTGAGTATATCCTGCACAGGATTCGGATAAGTTTTGAAAACGACCTCCTTAGACACCTGGCCAACAGACGTCTTATCAACCAGGTTGAGCGAGAAGGTAGTACCAACAACATCCCCGGTAGATAAACCATCATTATTTACGGCTGTAAATATTGCATACATAGTTATAGCACCCACGCCCGAAGAAGGGGCTGTCCATTCAAATTTAGTCTCAAACATATCTAACGCCGTCTTGGCTACCGGTACTTTATGTTCTGCAATGGTTGGTATGGCTGAAGGATAACCGTGCGCGTTTGCCGAAAAACCACCATATGTACCCACCTCAGACGAATCTGATTTTTTCAGTGCCACGGTCTGGAAGCCAAAATGACTTGAGGTAGCGGCCCCGGTCAATGTTACATAATAAACTTCACCTGCTTCGTAAGAAGTTACCAGCGGGCCATTAAGCCCGGTACTTTTTTTACGCAGCTCAATGGTTCCGGAAGGGGCTGTAAATACGCCTCCGGAATGACAACCGGCTTGCGCGCAGGTACCATTAGCCTTAGGGCTACCCGTTACATTACCAATAGAATTATTGGCCGGGCCGGTCATATAACTGGAAAAGGTAAGTGCTGAAAATGCTAAAATGGATGAAATAAGTAGAGTTCTTTTTCTCATAAGCAAAAAAATAATTCGTTAGAAAATCGTTTACATGTTTTCAGTTTATCTTTGCGCGAATGGCACAGAATAAACTGGTACGCTTCGAAGCGATAAATAAATATACGAATGTTTTGCAATATCCTAAAGACATTAAAGGATCATGGCATACATTTTTCAATAACAATAACCCTATTACGCTGGAGCTGGCTTGTGGCAAAGGAGAGTACAGTGTGAACCTGGGCAGGCAGAACAAAGACAAGAACTACCTGGGTGTTGATATAAAAGGCAACAGGATATACATAGGTGCGAAACAAGCACTAGAGGAAGAATTGACCAATGTAGGATTCTTACGTACCCATATACTGCAGATAGAGGACTATTTTCAACCCGGAGAAATAGAAGCTATATGGATCATATTCCCTGACCCGTTCCTGAGAGAATCCCGCGAAAAGAACCGTCTTACCCACCCCCGCTTCCTGTACAGGTATCAGCATATCCTTCCTCCGGGTGGTGTCATCAACCTGAAAACGGATTCCAAAGAATTGTACGAATATACCCTTGAGGTGATAGCACAGAATAACTGTACGATAAAAGAGAACATTGCTGATATTTATGGCAAAGGGAAAGCTACAGGTCCGCTGGCCATACAGACATTCTATGAAAAAATGCACCTGGCCGAAGGACGTACTATTTATTATCTTGCCTTTACCCTGCCCGAAACGGAAATAGAAGTAGAAGAACGATACAAAACACACAAGGCCATTGACACCAGAGATTGATTATTATATCAACGAAGAAGGAATGCTGGTATTTACCGAGCACTTCCACCTTGAAAGGGGATTTTGTTGCGGCAGGGGTTGCCGCCACTGCCCGTACGACTATATCAATGTGCCGGAAGTGAAACGCAATAATCTGCTGGCAGCCCGCAAACAACATGAAGAGAAACGAAACCAATAAAGAAAGTATCTACGAGGCCATATACGATGTGGTTCGTTGCGTGCCCAAAGGCAGGGTTACCACCTATGGTGCAGTATCGGCTGCTATAGGAGTCAAATCCGGTGCGCGTATGGTTGGTTATGCTATGAATCTGTCGCACAATGCAAAACCTAAAGTGCCCGCTCACAGGGTAGTGAATCGCAACGGTATGCTATCAGGTAAACACCATTTTTCGCCTCCTGAACGCATGCAGCAACTACTGGAAAAAGAAGGTATCGAAGTAAAGGATGATACAATAGCGGATTTCAAAACCTTATTCTGGGATCCGCTCACTGAAATTGAACTATAGAACATTACATTTTCTGCTCATCAACCGTATGCAGCCAATGGCTGTCTGCCAGGTATTTCTGCTCCGGGTAGAAGATAAATAAGCAGGTACCTCCCTTGGTCATATCAATAAGTTGCGGAGCAATTTCATTGCTTACAGCAGGGCAACCCCAACTGCGCCCCAGCCTGCCTGTGCCGGCAATAAAATCACTGCTTACATATCCTGCGCCATGTACTACTATCGTGCGTTCATATGCTGCAGAGTTATATCCTTGGTCCATGCCATGCAGGTAAAGCGATAGTCCATGCTGTCCGTGATAGGTATCGCCTGTTACATAAAAGCCCAGGCTGCTTTTATGTGAGCCTTCTTTATTGGAAAAATATTTTGCGTGTTCTTCGCCGGTGCCCTGCCCATGGGCTACATAAGTATTCAGCAATACTTTCTTAGCCTGAAGGTCAATCACCCAAAGCCTTTTCTTATTGGCAGATAGTGAATAGTCACATACAGTTATCAGTTTTTTGCCATCATTCAGTTTATGTTCTGCTTTCAGGTTAAGGTACCCGGTCATGGCATTCATGAACACATAATAATCCAGCCTTTCGCTACCATTGAAATCTATCTGCCTGTATAATGAGGATATGGCATTAGATGTAATTGAAACAGGAGCATCAGGTTCGTGCGCGGTAACATTCATATTACCTGCAAGTGTGAATATTGTTAAAATGTAAACTAATGTTCTTCTCTTCATTTGTAGGGGTAACCATGTACGTGAGTGGTTATATTCAAAGATAACAATTTATCATCTGTTCTCAAATAAAGCTGTACCTGTTTAACAACAAATTACCATTTTATGCATACACCAAATACACATATAGGTGTAAGTTATACATAGCTCCGAAATCCCTCGTTTTTTCCTTACATTTGGCGGTCTTTAAAAATATTTAAGTTCTATGAAAGAAGTGTATATCATATCCGCGGTCCGTACCCCTATGGGTAGCTGGGGCGGTTCTCTGAAAGATTTTTCTGCCACCAAACTCGGTTCATTCGCAATAAAAGGCGCAATAGAAAAAGCAGGTGTTGCACCTGAAGAAGTGAACGAAGTTTTCATGGGTTGTGTTATGCAGGCCAACCTCGGCCAGGCACCTGCACGCCAGGCAGCTTTGTTTGCGGGCCTGCCCAACAGCATACCTTGTACTACCGTAAACAAAGTATGTGCCAGTGGTATGAAAGCAGTTATGCAGGGCGCACAAGCTATCATGCTGGGCGATGCAGACGTAGTAGTTGCAGGTGGTATGGAAAGCATGAGTAATGTACCTTTCTACAACGACAAAGTACGTTGGGGAAACAAGTATGGCAACATCACACTGATAGACGGCCTGGCAAAAGACGGCCTGACAGATGTGTACAACAACTACCCTATGGGTAACGCTGCCGAACTTTGCGCAAGCGAGTGCAACATCAGCCGCGAAGCACAGGATGAGTTTGCTGTTGAAAGTTACAAACGCAGCCAGGCTTCTGTAGAAGGTGGTAAGTTCGACAACGAGATCATCCCGGTTGAGATACCTCAACGTAAAGGAGACCCTATAGTTTTTGCTAAAGATGAAGAGCCTTTCAACGTTAAGTTCGATAAGATACCTGCTCTGAAATCTGCTTTCACAAAAGATGGTTCTGTAACAGCGGCTAACGCCAGCACGATGAACGACGGCGCTGCTGCACTGGTACTGATGAGCAAAGAAAAAGCTGAAGCTCTGGGACTGAAACCTATAGCCAAAATAAAAGGCTATGCAGATGCCGCACAGGCGCCTGAATGGTTCACCACATCACCTGCATTGGCTGTGCCTAAAGCAGTAGCAAAAGCAGGCCTGAAAATGGAAGACATCTCTTATTACGAGCTGAACGAAGCATTCAGCGTAGTAGGACTGGTAAACATGGAGAAAATGAACCTGAAACCTGAGCAGGTGAATGTGAACGGTGGTGCCGTAGCTATGGGTCACCCATTGGGTGCCAGTGGTGCGCGTATACTGGTTACACTCATCAACGTACTGGAGCAAAACAACGCTAAGTACGGTGCGGCCGGTATCTGTAACGGTGGTGGCGGTGCCAGCGCTGTAGTGATTGAAAAAATGTAATACAACTACATTAACATAAAATAAAATGGTGCGGATGTCCGCACCTTTTTATTTTATACCAACTGTCGAGAAATAAAAGCAGTAACACCTATATCTTTGCGAGTATAGTCATTTTCCTTAGGTCGTATATAATAACCTGTGGCTGGTCATTTTTGTCATGTGTACCACTCTTGTCAGAATCTTCGTATCCTGTTATCACTATAGTTCCTGTTTGCTTTTTAAGTATCCAGCCGGTTGCAAAGTGAGTTTCTTCAGTCAACATCTGCTTCCCGTCTGTTGATAATACAACTAACCTTTTGGCATCTCCCCAATTCGCATCTTTATCTTTATCAGTATTGAATTTACCAATCGTTACTACTAC encodes the following:
- a CDS encoding T9SS type A sorting domain-containing protein, encoding MRKRTLLISSILAFSALTFSSYMTGPANNSIGNVTGSPKANGTCAQAGCHSGGVFTAPSGTIELRKKSTGLNGPLVTSYEAGEVYYVTLTGAATSSHFGFQTVALKKSDSSEVGTYGGFSANAHGYPSAIPTIAEHKVPVAKTALDMFETKFEWTAPSSGVGAITMYAIFTAVNNDGLSTGDVVGTTFSLNLVDKTSVGQVSKEVVFKTYPNPVQDILTLDMNKAEEGYYDITVYSYTGAIVSQSKLYISPAKYTGTFNTSNWAPGNYFMQIHKDGSTRVMPIVKQ
- the trmB gene encoding tRNA (guanosine(46)-N7)-methyltransferase TrmB; the protein is MAQNKLVRFEAINKYTNVLQYPKDIKGSWHTFFNNNNPITLELACGKGEYSVNLGRQNKDKNYLGVDIKGNRIYIGAKQALEEELTNVGFLRTHILQIEDYFQPGEIEAIWIIFPDPFLRESREKNRLTHPRFLYRYQHILPPGGVINLKTDSKELYEYTLEVIAQNNCTIKENIADIYGKGKATGPLAIQTFYEKMHLAEGRTIYYLAFTLPETEIEVEERYKTHKAIDTRD
- a CDS encoding MGMT family protein; translated protein: MKRNETNKESIYEAIYDVVRCVPKGRVTTYGAVSAAIGVKSGARMVGYAMNLSHNAKPKVPAHRVVNRNGMLSGKHHFSPPERMQQLLEKEGIEVKDDTIADFKTLFWDPLTEIEL
- a CDS encoding murein L,D-transpeptidase catalytic domain family protein produces the protein MKRRTLVYILTIFTLAGNMNVTAHEPDAPVSITSNAISSLYRQIDFNGSERLDYYVFMNAMTGYLNLKAEHKLNDGKKLITVCDYSLSANKKRLWVIDLQAKKVLLNTYVAHGQGTGEEHAKYFSNKEGSHKSSLGFYVTGDTYHGQHGLSLYLHGMDQGYNSAAYERTIVVHGAGYVSSDFIAGTGRLGRSWGCPAVSNEIAPQLIDMTKGGTCLFIFYPEQKYLADSHWLHTVDEQKM
- a CDS encoding acetyl-CoA C-acyltransferase, giving the protein MKEVYIISAVRTPMGSWGGSLKDFSATKLGSFAIKGAIEKAGVAPEEVNEVFMGCVMQANLGQAPARQAALFAGLPNSIPCTTVNKVCASGMKAVMQGAQAIMLGDADVVVAGGMESMSNVPFYNDKVRWGNKYGNITLIDGLAKDGLTDVYNNYPMGNAAELCASECNISREAQDEFAVESYKRSQASVEGGKFDNEIIPVEIPQRKGDPIVFAKDEEPFNVKFDKIPALKSAFTKDGSVTAANASTMNDGAAALVLMSKEKAEALGLKPIAKIKGYADAAQAPEWFTTSPALAVPKAVAKAGLKMEDISYYELNEAFSVVGLVNMEKMNLKPEQVNVNGGAVAMGHPLGASGARILVTLINVLEQNNAKYGAAGICNGGGGASAVVIEKM